The Puntigrus tetrazona isolate hp1 unplaced genomic scaffold, ASM1883169v1 S000000283, whole genome shotgun sequence genome contains a region encoding:
- the LOC122333565 gene encoding zinc finger protein 503-like, with product MIALPPESAAFSLLDLETRHREPFLHAPPPADRFPVKALKMLNARTGHILHPDYLQPLPSAPVSPIELDAKKSPLALLAQTCSQIGKSDPPSSTKLSGGASDKDCKSSPLKISDIGAEDKSSFKPYAKSSERKDAGADKASFRVPSASCRPVTPRSPGSCSSASPQPGSGDKPGKKEHEAARTPEARAESEAEAPKAPASDGIPVSSALGLVAPVSPYRPGHSVFAPYPAAYPAYPQPFLSHAVSLDPSKPGGGQLINALGSKPGSSPLAGASPPSIMSGGLCRDPFCLSYHCASHLSSAGSHDKSGYPLMYHSLHPPSFPGHPLYPYGFVLPNDSQTHVCNWVSANGPCDKRFSSSEELLSHLRTHTAFAEKLVAGYPGSLSMACHVPGAPLALRTPHLGLGSRYHPYKSPGGAPVPVPAAAAGPFYSPYALYGQRLTTASGLGYQ from the exons ATGATCGCGCTGCCTCCGGAGTCCGCCGCGTTTAGTCTGCTTGATCTCGAGACGCGACACCGGGAGCCGTTCCTGCACGCGCCGCCTCCCGCGGACCGTTTCCCCGTTAAAGCGTTGAAAATGCTGAACGCTCGGACCGGACACATCCTGCACCCGGACTATTTGCAGCCGTTACCGTCCGCTCCCGTCAGCCCCATAGAG TTGGATGCCAAGAAGAGTCCCCTCGCCCTCCTCGCGCAAACGTGCTCCCAAATCGGGAAATCGGACCCGCCGTCCTCCACCAAGCTCTCCGGCGGGGCCTCGGACAAAGACTGCAAGTCCAGCCCGCTGAAGATCAGCGACATCGGGGCCGAGGACAAGTCCAGCTTCAAGCCGTACGCCAAATCGTCGGAGAGGAAAGACGCGGGTGCGGACAAGGCGAGCTTCCGCGTGCCGAGCGCCTCCTGCCGGCCGGTGACCCCCCGGAGCCCGGGCTCCTGCAGCTCGGCGTCCCCTCAGCCCGGGTCGGGAGATAAACCCGGGAAGAAGGAGCACGAGGCGGCTCGGACGCCGGAGGCGAGGGCCGAGAGCGAGGCGGAGGCTCCCAAAGCGCCCGCGTCCGACGGCATCCCGGTGTCTTCCGCCCTGGGGCTGGTTGCTCCGGTTTCTCCGTACAGACCGGGTCACTCCGTGTTCGCTCCGTACCCGGCGGCGTACCCCGCGTACCCTCAGCCCTTCCTGTCCCACGCCGTGAGCCTGGACCCGAGCAAACCCGGCGGCGGTCAGCTGATTAATGCTCTGGGCAGCAAGCCGGGCTCCAGTCCCCTCGCCGGGGCCTCTCCTCCATCCATCATGTCTGGCGGTCTGTGCAGGGACCCGTTCTGCTTGAGCTATCACTGCGCTAGCCATCTATCATCCGCCGGCTCGCACGACAAGTCCGGATACCCTCTAATGTACCACTCCCTGCACCCGCCTTCGTTCCCGGGACACCCGTTGTATCCGTACGGCTTCGTGCTTCCCAACGATTCCCAGACGCACGTTTGCAACTGGGTCTCCGCCAACGGCCCGTGCGACAAGCGCTTCTCGTCTTCGGAGGAGCTTTTGAGCCACTTGCGGACTCACACGGCGTTCGCCGAGAAGCTGGTCGCGGGATATCCCGGCTCTTTGAGCATGGCCTGTCACGTGCCAGGAGCTCCGCTGGCTCTCAGGACCCCTCACCTCGGGCTCGGCTCGCGGTATCATCCGTACAAAAGCCCGGGAGGCGCTCCGGTTCCGGTtcccgccgccgccgccggcCCGTTTTACTCCCCGTACGCTCTTTACGGACAGAGACTGACCACTGCGTCTGGGCTCGGATATcagtga